The segment gttgagaaaagttcaacttttcagaaaagcgccgggtgacgtgaaccgctttttccaagccgaccaatcgcgttgacagagacgctggctgtttcccatagcaacaacaaatgtggagaaagtgaaagtgccggtggagaaatgggacgttgtaataagtgaatgtccgttaccgcaacagcgatcataaaggctgtatggattatactggacatgtattggaaaaatctggtaagcctttgcttgttgcacaacactgttctgtctgctagaagagctaaccagctggttagtgagctagcagctgctcagctaacgtcaggtgacgttgccgtgatccactttttatttctcctcacaaaaagcgctccaggcagcgctttttccacatcaaaaaacgctatgtgggaacgcagccttaatctacctttctttttctcttctttctttctctctctccctctcgcctcggccgggtgtcgccacttcctgtatccatcgtttcaaattaaaagccctctgcagagtcacgtaattgcgacttcatgacatttaataaaattctgaagcagcggTGGCAATAAGAGGTACCCCGAGCAGCAGCGCGTGGCCAGGTGGAAGAATTGATGAAGATCACATATGCTTCTCAGTGCTATGCCATCAATATCAACCCTCCACCCAGCATCGACGAACTCAAAGAACAGTGGCCATTTCTGTTCATGAAGAGATTTCTGTGTGCTCACTTCAACACACTGACTGGGATTGATGTTAACACCAGACTCATAGATTCTGTCAGGATTCTAAGTCGTCGTTATGCATTCATACATGTTTGTTGACATTCATCTGCCACATCCCTCCACAttgtcacatacagtatatcactctTTCCGCACTTCGGAAAAGGAGCTTCAGACAATGGATCCTCAGATGGAAAACTTTTGGAAGGAGGCGATACTGAAGGAAAACATGACCAGGCTGAAATGGTTTCAGCATAACTGGAGCAAGAAAACTGGAAACAACGCGGTCCAAAAAGTTGGCGAGAGGGGAATGGGAGTGAAACTGCCCAAAATTAATGCACATCAACCGGAACGTGACACCAAACCGTCCACGACGGCTGCCTCCACAGTTCCTCagaggaagaagatggaggaggcaGCTGGGTGGGAAGTGATGCGCCCCCCGTCAGGAAACACCCGCCAGGTCCTTTATGAAGGCCTTTCCAAAGAGGAGACTGGACCCCACAAATACCTGCTGCTGAGGAAAGACAAGAGTCCAGAGGAGAAGTATCTCTATCCCATAACCACCAACTGGCTGTATGGATGGGGTCTTGGTAAGATAATCGATTCTCACTCTAATGATTATACTTTGGGCTACCTATGGACTTTTAAATACTATCCATCTAGT is part of the Centroberyx gerrardi isolate f3 chromosome 24, fCenGer3.hap1.cur.20231027, whole genome shotgun sequence genome and harbors:
- the LOC144538137 gene encoding protein SPMIP1-like, producing the protein MDPQMENFWKEAILKENMTRLKWFQHNWSKKTGNNAVQKVGERGMGVKLPKINAHQPERDTKPSTTAASTVPQRKKMEEAAGWEVMRPPSGNTRQVLYEGLSKEETGPHKYLLLRKDKSPEEKYLYPITTNWLYGWGLGDVSKPCVPKHGRHIT